Proteins from a genomic interval of Bradyrhizobium sp. CCGB01:
- a CDS encoding DUF1127 domain-containing protein, giving the protein MSTIQGITKLAPATERRQVYGPTEAYWNAFQEWHKRRRLLANLCDLSDRELMDIGITRGEIGYVASHRGSDPRGILSGE; this is encoded by the coding sequence ATGAGCACGATCCAGGGGATTACCAAATTGGCACCGGCAACAGAAAGGCGGCAGGTCTACGGTCCTACAGAAGCATACTGGAACGCATTTCAGGAGTGGCACAAACGCCGGAGATTACTGGCCAACTTGTGCGATTTAAGTGACAGGGAGCTTATGGATATCGGTATTACGCGCGGCGAAATCGGCTACGTCGCCTCGCACCGGGGTAGCGATCCGAGAGGCATCCTGTCTGGTGAGTGA
- a CDS encoding DUF2182 domain-containing protein has protein sequence MRHMDVGMDMWIMPQMVDWDVTDLSLVLLMWAVMMAAMMLPSVLPVIAVLIRIDGSARAAGFIAGYFVVWGGFSVAATLLHWALLKAALVSPMMESVSVLLSAAVLAAAGLFQFTPFKHACLARCRSPWGAVLNPSSSSISMREGLRYGAFCVGCCWALMALLFVAGVMNLLWIAVIAAYVIAEKWAPGAEWFSRAVGVLLCLAAVAVFGTSAS, from the coding sequence ATGCGCCACATGGATGTCGGCATGGACATGTGGATCATGCCTCAAATGGTAGATTGGGATGTGACAGATCTCAGCCTCGTGCTGTTGATGTGGGCGGTGATGATGGCGGCAATGATGCTGCCATCGGTTCTGCCAGTGATCGCGGTTCTTATCCGCATCGACGGCTCCGCGCGTGCCGCGGGGTTCATAGCGGGATATTTTGTGGTGTGGGGCGGATTCAGCGTCGCAGCAACTCTCTTGCACTGGGCACTCCTCAAGGCGGCTCTTGTCTCGCCGATGATGGAAAGCGTTAGCGTGCTACTAAGCGCCGCTGTGCTGGCCGCAGCTGGCCTTTTCCAATTCACGCCATTCAAGCACGCCTGTCTCGCCCGCTGCAGATCGCCATGGGGGGCGGTGCTCAATCCGTCGAGCTCTTCAATTTCGATGCGTGAGGGCCTTCGCTATGGCGCTTTTTGCGTCGGCTGCTGCTGGGCGTTGATGGCGCTACTGTTCGTCGCAGGCGTCATGAATTTGCTCTGGATCGCGGTCATTGCCGCCTACGTCATCGCAGAAAAATGGGCGCCGGGCGCGGAATGGTTCAGCCGCGCGGTTGGTGTGTTGTTATGCTTGGCAGCGGTTGCAGTGTTCGGAACCAGCGCAAGCTAA
- a CDS encoding Crp/Fnr family transcriptional regulator, protein MNSNADFSRILDRILDTAADNFRIAKILVQMGFDPDNITYDALFNRLFEIVLANITLANMFALVGAIFFVATLLMQRMVPLRVANMVGCTFFAISCALSGSVATFLLYLLLLPVNAVRLRQLLKLVKKARNATRGDRSMEWLKPFMTERRYRRGDILFRKGDAASEMFLIVTGKFLVKEIGVELPPGRFMGELGFLTPDNRRTATVECIEEGQVLTITYERLLEIYFQSDQQFGYHILLLTSQRLLENNQRLQESISRLEAARAQEKAARQMAAARGAA, encoded by the coding sequence ATGAATTCCAATGCAGATTTTTCGAGAATTCTAGACCGCATACTTGATACGGCGGCCGACAATTTCAGGATCGCAAAGATCCTCGTTCAAATGGGATTTGATCCCGACAACATCACCTACGACGCACTGTTCAATCGGCTGTTTGAAATTGTGTTGGCGAATATCACGCTCGCCAACATGTTCGCCTTGGTTGGCGCCATATTCTTTGTCGCTACCTTGCTGATGCAAAGAATGGTGCCGCTGCGGGTCGCGAATATGGTCGGCTGTACATTCTTCGCAATTTCTTGCGCGCTTTCCGGAAGCGTCGCCACCTTTCTGCTTTATCTGCTGCTGTTGCCAGTCAATGCCGTTCGCCTCCGCCAACTGCTCAAGCTCGTTAAGAAAGCACGTAACGCGACGCGGGGTGACAGGTCGATGGAATGGCTCAAACCATTCATGACCGAACGTAGATATCGCCGAGGCGACATACTCTTCAGGAAAGGTGATGCCGCTTCGGAGATGTTCCTCATCGTCACCGGGAAGTTTCTCGTCAAAGAAATCGGCGTCGAGCTTCCGCCAGGGCGCTTCATGGGAGAGCTTGGCTTCCTCACACCCGATAACCGGCGAACCGCGACCGTCGAGTGCATAGAAGAGGGCCAAGTCCTGACCATAACTTATGAAAGGCTACTTGAAATCTATTTTCAGAGTGATCAGCAATTCGGCTACCATATCCTCCTTCTGACCAGCCAGCGTCTCCTGGAAAACAACCAACGACTCCAGGAAAGCATCTCGCGGCTGGAAGCAGCTCGCGCACAAGAGAAGGCGGCGCGACAGATGGCAGCTGCGCGGGGAGCAGCTTGA
- a CDS encoding Hsp20 family protein, with protein MRTYDFAPLWRSTIGFDRLFDLAETAQRASEDNYPPYNIERLADDRYQISLAVAGFAPEDIVITAEQNVVTVEGSKSDMTERDFLYRGISTRSFKRQFSLAEYVQVSSAAFDNGLLTIELVREIPEAMKPRRIAIGDAGNVRKLEARAA; from the coding sequence ATGCGCACTTATGATTTCGCCCCCCTCTGGCGCTCGACCATCGGTTTCGACCGCCTTTTCGATCTCGCGGAAACCGCCCAGCGGGCGAGCGAGGACAACTATCCACCCTACAACATCGAGCGTCTCGCTGACGATCGCTATCAGATTTCTCTGGCAGTTGCCGGGTTTGCGCCCGAAGATATCGTGATTACGGCCGAACAGAACGTCGTCACCGTTGAGGGCAGCAAGTCCGACATGACCGAGCGCGACTTTCTCTACCGCGGCATTTCGACCCGCAGCTTCAAGCGACAGTTCAGCCTCGCCGAGTACGTCCAGGTCAGTAGCGCGGCGTTCGACAACGGCTTGCTCACTATCGAGCTCGTTCGCGAAATTCCGGAAGCCATGAAGCCACGCCGAATCGCTATCGGCGATGCCGGCAACGTTCGTAAGCTGGAAGCCAGAGCCGCCTAA
- a CDS encoding winged helix-turn-helix domain-containing tetratricopeptide repeat protein, which yields MRYLFEEYAFDTNRRELHRRTDAVSITPQVFDLLDYLIRNRERVVSKGDLINAIWNGRIVSDAALTTRLNAVRAAIGDTGKEQRLIKTFPRKGFRFVGQVQETRQIAGPDPGDAPESALALPDKPSIAVLPFDNMSGDPEQEYFADGMVEEIITALSRFKSLFVIARNSSFTFKGRAVDIKEVGRRLGVRYVLEGAVRKASGKVRITGQLVDAVTGAHIWVDRFERDLTDIFVLQDEVTVAVVSAIHPKLLQTEIAEAARRRPKDLTAYDFYLRAAQQYYPMTREGVAEAIRLARRALELDPRFGVVAALAGLCHMNNVLFGYADDPDSERNEAIRLSHYALSVDDDDPDTLAMAAATSAFMVSDSEREIELAERAVKLNPNSHHAWNGRGWVYTIAAQPEEALRSFERAIRLSPVDPLLYRPFTGMGVALIELGRFDEAIVAGKKALRQNPYSSAYRCLAAAFAHLGRDAEAREWAAHVLKVDPAFTISAWIARGGQSRWKLYTEGLRKAGLPE from the coding sequence TTGCGCTATCTTTTCGAGGAATATGCATTCGACACCAACCGGCGCGAGCTGCATCGGCGGACCGATGCGGTGTCGATCACACCGCAGGTTTTTGACCTGCTCGATTACCTGATCCGCAACAGGGAGCGGGTTGTCAGCAAGGGCGACCTCATCAATGCCATTTGGAATGGTCGCATTGTGTCCGATGCTGCGCTTACGACCCGCCTGAATGCTGTCCGCGCGGCCATCGGCGATACCGGCAAGGAGCAGCGCCTCATCAAGACGTTTCCGCGCAAGGGCTTCCGTTTCGTGGGACAGGTGCAGGAGACGCGACAAATTGCGGGCCCGGATCCGGGCGATGCGCCCGAGAGCGCTCTTGCGCTCCCCGACAAGCCCTCCATCGCGGTATTGCCGTTCGATAACATGAGCGGCGATCCCGAGCAGGAATATTTTGCGGACGGAATGGTTGAGGAGATCATCACCGCGCTCTCGCGGTTCAAATCGTTGTTCGTGATCGCTCGCAATTCTAGCTTCACCTTCAAAGGCCGAGCCGTCGATATTAAGGAAGTCGGGCGCAGACTTGGCGTGCGCTACGTCCTTGAGGGGGCGGTGCGCAAGGCGTCAGGCAAAGTTCGCATCACTGGGCAGTTGGTCGATGCGGTGACAGGCGCGCACATTTGGGTGGACAGGTTCGAGCGCGACCTGACTGATATTTTCGTTCTTCAGGACGAAGTCACGGTCGCGGTCGTCTCAGCCATTCACCCGAAATTACTTCAAACAGAAATTGCGGAGGCGGCGCGGCGACGACCGAAGGACCTAACCGCGTATGATTTCTATCTTCGAGCCGCGCAACAGTACTACCCAATGACCCGTGAAGGGGTGGCCGAGGCGATCAGGCTGGCTCGTCGGGCTTTGGAGCTAGATCCCCGGTTCGGCGTTGTCGCTGCTCTGGCAGGTCTCTGTCACATGAACAACGTCCTCTTTGGCTATGCTGACGATCCTGATTCCGAGCGGAACGAAGCAATTCGGCTTTCTCACTATGCATTGAGCGTCGACGATGATGATCCCGATACGTTAGCTATGGCTGCCGCAACCTCGGCATTCATGGTCAGCGATAGTGAACGTGAGATCGAACTGGCAGAGCGGGCGGTCAAGCTCAATCCAAATTCACATCACGCATGGAATGGCCGAGGTTGGGTCTATACAATTGCAGCCCAGCCGGAGGAAGCGCTCCGCAGCTTTGAACGTGCTATCCGCTTGAGCCCGGTAGACCCGCTGCTATACCGGCCGTTTACTGGGATGGGGGTGGCCTTAATTGAGCTTGGGCGCTTTGACGAGGCAATCGTCGCTGGAAAGAAGGCCCTTCGTCAGAACCCCTATTCGTCGGCTTACCGCTGTCTCGCCGCCGCTTTCGCCCATCTCGGACGCGACGCAGAGGCGCGTGAGTGGGCAGCGCATGTGCTTAAAGTCGATCCCGCTTTTACAATATCTGCGTGGATCGCCCGGGGCGGGCAATCACGCTGGAAGCTGTATACCGAGGGTCTTCGCAAAGCTGGGTTACCCGAATAA
- a CDS encoding thermonuclease family protein, translating to MNTLQRQSELQIITTARISLIACVFIAGTITGAAAGEIVGQANVIDGDTLELHGVRIRLWGVDAPESGQFCRGEDSLQYRCGAQAANALDAFIARRPINCVSISLDRYGRRVATCAVADADLGEWLVQQGLALDWPQYSNGRYGAVQQQAERSGRGIWKGSYVEPWLYRICVRGGGKPAVCSDDANVRR from the coding sequence ATGAACACGCTGCAGCGACAAAGCGAACTGCAGATCATCACCACGGCACGAATTTCGCTCATAGCGTGCGTTTTTATCGCGGGCACGATCACGGGCGCGGCCGCCGGCGAGATCGTCGGCCAGGCGAACGTTATCGACGGCGACACACTGGAATTGCACGGCGTTCGCATACGCCTTTGGGGCGTCGACGCACCAGAGAGCGGCCAGTTCTGCCGCGGTGAGGACAGCCTGCAATATCGCTGCGGAGCCCAAGCCGCGAACGCGCTCGACGCTTTCATCGCGCGGCGGCCGATAAATTGCGTGTCCATCAGCCTCGATCGTTACGGACGCAGGGTCGCGACCTGCGCGGTAGCCGATGCCGACCTCGGTGAATGGCTTGTACAGCAGGGGTTGGCGCTCGACTGGCCGCAATATTCCAACGGCCGGTACGGTGCAGTTCAGCAGCAGGCCGAGCGGTCGGGTCGCGGCATCTGGAAAGGCAGCTACGTCGAACCCTGGCTCTATCGGATCTGTGTCAGAGGTGGTGGCAAGCCGGCCGTGTGCTCCGATGACGCGAACGTTCGACGGTGA
- a CDS encoding Crp/Fnr family transcriptional regulator: protein MHPTEMLIRRLRVDTHLSDEDAEALSNLPMQIKEVDADTLIVSEGDRPTKCCLVIQGFACRSKVTDSGRRQILSFHIPGDIPDLQSLFLRTMDHDLTTISEATLGFIDHSAVNALIDARPSVGRALWRETLIDSAIFREWIVNVGVRPAAARMAHLLAELRERMASVGLAEDGTFHFPITQNDLAEALGLSAVHINRVLQSFRARRVLDLQKQQIIIVDHDKVLTEGGFDSSYLHLNRNL, encoded by the coding sequence ATGCATCCTACCGAGATGCTGATCCGCCGGCTGCGGGTCGATACGCATTTATCCGATGAAGACGCAGAAGCACTTTCAAACCTTCCTATGCAAATCAAGGAGGTTGATGCCGACACTCTCATCGTGTCTGAAGGGGACCGGCCGACCAAGTGTTGTCTGGTGATCCAAGGTTTCGCCTGCCGCTCAAAGGTCACCGATTCGGGTCGCCGCCAGATCCTTTCGTTTCACATCCCAGGTGATATTCCCGACCTTCAAAGCCTTTTTCTTCGGACGATGGATCATGACCTGACAACGATTTCTGAGGCGACGCTCGGCTTCATCGATCATTCCGCCGTAAATGCTCTCATCGATGCTCGCCCGTCGGTAGGCCGCGCGCTCTGGCGCGAGACCCTGATAGATTCGGCAATTTTCAGGGAATGGATTGTAAATGTGGGTGTCCGTCCTGCCGCAGCAAGAATGGCTCATCTGCTCGCTGAGCTGCGAGAGCGCATGGCGTCAGTTGGCCTCGCCGAGGACGGTACTTTTCATTTTCCAATTACGCAGAACGACCTTGCAGAGGCGCTTGGGCTGAGTGCCGTGCATATAAACAGGGTACTCCAGTCCTTCCGGGCACGGCGCGTCCTGGACTTACAGAAGCAGCAAATCATCATCGTGGACCACGATAAGGTCCTTACCGAGGGCGGCTTCGATAGCAGCTACCTTCATCTCAATAGGAACTTATAA
- the ligD gene encoding non-homologous end-joining DNA ligase produces MPGFIDPQLATLKTKAPSGSQWIHEIKYDGYRIQIHLDGDDRRAFTRNGFDWTHRFSAIVGAFDITGQAIVDGEVVVIHEERTNFSELQADLGRGDQDRFLYFAFDLLWLDGQDLRKLSQLARKELLKELIESNKLETPVFYSEHHMGDGPALFEAAGKLNYEGIISKRVDAPYRSDRVEAWQKIKAVQRQKFPVVGFVKDPSGVAALYLGKQDGKELRYMGKVGTGWSRTKSAEIRKALETVVSPKTKLTKPIRKPKATWVEPKFYADVEYRDITSEGLLRASSFKGLSRK; encoded by the coding sequence ATGCCCGGCTTTATCGATCCTCAGCTCGCGACCCTGAAGACGAAAGCACCTTCAGGATCCCAGTGGATTCACGAGATCAAATACGACGGCTATCGCATTCAGATTCACCTCGATGGCGACGACCGCAGGGCCTTCACGCGGAATGGCTTTGACTGGACACATAGGTTCTCAGCCATCGTCGGCGCCTTCGACATCACGGGGCAGGCGATCGTAGACGGGGAGGTGGTTGTCATCCATGAGGAGCGGACCAACTTCTCTGAGTTGCAGGCTGACCTCGGGAGAGGCGACCAGGATCGTTTTTTGTACTTCGCCTTCGATCTCTTATGGCTCGACGGTCAAGATCTTCGCAAGCTATCCCAGCTTGCCCGCAAAGAGCTGCTGAAGGAGCTGATCGAGAGCAACAAGCTGGAGACGCCCGTTTTCTACAGCGAGCATCATATGGGCGACGGGCCGGCGCTGTTCGAAGCGGCCGGCAAGCTCAACTACGAGGGCATTATATCGAAGCGGGTGGACGCGCCATACCGTTCGGATCGCGTCGAGGCTTGGCAGAAGATCAAAGCCGTCCAACGCCAGAAATTTCCTGTCGTCGGATTCGTCAAGGATCCATCCGGCGTCGCCGCTCTGTATCTCGGCAAGCAGGATGGCAAAGAGCTGCGATACATGGGGAAGGTCGGGACCGGTTGGAGCCGGACGAAATCAGCAGAAATCCGCAAGGCGCTGGAAACGGTGGTCAGCCCGAAAACCAAACTCACGAAACCCATTAGGAAGCCCAAGGCAACCTGGGTCGAGCCGAAATTCTATGCCGACGTCGAGTACCGGGACATCACATCGGAAGGCTTGCTGCGCGCAAGCTCCTTCAAGGGACTTAGTCGTAAATAG
- a CDS encoding DUF6894 family protein translates to MRFYFQQRGELTDEGIDYPDAEEALRQAADAALSMAIEQLDETMGELTLDVSSQDGPIGSVTVRLLISRSSG, encoded by the coding sequence ATGCGTTTCTACTTTCAGCAACGGGGAGAACTAACCGACGAAGGGATTGATTATCCCGACGCCGAGGAGGCACTTCGGCAGGCTGCCGACGCGGCGCTCTCAATGGCGATTGAGCAACTCGACGAAACGATGGGGGAGCTCACTCTGGATGTTTCCTCGCAAGACGGTCCCATTGGATCGGTCACCGTCAGGTTGTTGATATCCAGGTCAAGCGGGTAG